The following coding sequences lie in one Lacerta agilis isolate rLacAgi1 chromosome 4, rLacAgi1.pri, whole genome shotgun sequence genomic window:
- the PRDX4 gene encoding peroxiredoxin-4 isoform X2 codes for METPRVGTPTECQRAAGSARRPRRLARRPFAVGVLLVLAAIMTEEAATAEAAQGSGDEKCHYYAGGEVYPGEASRVPVRDHSLHLSKAKISEPAPYWEGTAVINGEFKELKLTDFEGKYLVFFFYPLDFTFVCPTEIIAFSDRIEEFRAIGAEVVACSVDSQFTHLAWINTARKQGGLGPIKIPLLSDLTHQISKDYGVYLEDQGHALRGLFIIDGKKNLRQITMNDLPVGRSVDETLRLVQAFQYTDEHGEVCPAGWRPGSETIKPEDAMRMWWPREDL; via the exons ATGGAGACGCCGCGCGTCGGGACACCCACAGAATGCCAGAGGGCGGCGGGGAGCGCGAGGCGCCCGCGACGGTTGGCGAGGCGGCCGTTTGCCGTTGGCGTGCTGCTGGTGCTGGCGGCGATCATGACTGAGGAGGCGGCCACCGCCGAGGCTGCGCAGGGCTCGGGCGACGAGAAGTGCCACTACTACGCGGGGGGCGAGGTGTACCCGGGCGAGGCGTCGCGGGTGCCCGTCCGAGACCACTCGCTGCAcctcagcaaggccaaga TTTCCGAACCAGCACCTTATTGGGAAGGAACAGCAGTCATCAATGGAGAGTTTAAAGAgctgaaattaacagattttgaaggaaaataccttgttttcttcttttatccACTTGACTT CACATTTGTCTGTCCAACGGAGATCATTGCCTTTAGTGACAGAATTGAAGAATTCAGAGCAATAGGTGCTGAAGTGGTTGCTTGCTCAGTAGACTCGCAGTTCACTCATTTAGCATG GATTAATACAGCTCGGAAGCAAGGAGGACTGGGACCAATAAAGATACCACTTCTTTCAGATTTGACGCACCAGATCTCAAAAGATTATGGAGTTTACCTAGAGGATCAAGGACATGCTCTTAG AGGCCTGTTCATTATTGATGGCAAGAAAAATCTTCGACAAATCACAATGAATGATCTTCCTGTTGGCAGATCTGTAGATGAGACTCTTCGTCTAGTACAAGCATTCCAGTATACTGATGAACATGGAGAAG TTTGCCCTGCTGGTTGGAGACCAGGCAGTGAAACA ATCAAACCTGAAGATGCTATGAGAATGTGGTGGCCAAGAGAAGATTT ATAA
- the PRDX4 gene encoding peroxiredoxin-4 isoform X3: protein METPRVGTPTECQRAAGSARRPRRLARRPFAVGVLLVLAAIMTEEAATAEAAQGSGDEKCHYYAGGEVYPGEASRVPVRDHSLHLSKAKISEPAPYWEGTAVINGEFKELKLTDFEGKYLVFFFYPLDFTFVCPTEIIAFSDRIEEFRAIGAEVVACSVDSQFTHLAWINTARKQGGLGPIKIPLLSDLTHQISKDYGVYLEDQGHALRGLFIIDGKKNLRQITMNDLPVGRSVDETLRLVQAFQYTDEHGEGISCMVKHSVAYTEKKDFF, encoded by the exons ATGGAGACGCCGCGCGTCGGGACACCCACAGAATGCCAGAGGGCGGCGGGGAGCGCGAGGCGCCCGCGACGGTTGGCGAGGCGGCCGTTTGCCGTTGGCGTGCTGCTGGTGCTGGCGGCGATCATGACTGAGGAGGCGGCCACCGCCGAGGCTGCGCAGGGCTCGGGCGACGAGAAGTGCCACTACTACGCGGGGGGCGAGGTGTACCCGGGCGAGGCGTCGCGGGTGCCCGTCCGAGACCACTCGCTGCAcctcagcaaggccaaga TTTCCGAACCAGCACCTTATTGGGAAGGAACAGCAGTCATCAATGGAGAGTTTAAAGAgctgaaattaacagattttgaaggaaaataccttgttttcttcttttatccACTTGACTT CACATTTGTCTGTCCAACGGAGATCATTGCCTTTAGTGACAGAATTGAAGAATTCAGAGCAATAGGTGCTGAAGTGGTTGCTTGCTCAGTAGACTCGCAGTTCACTCATTTAGCATG GATTAATACAGCTCGGAAGCAAGGAGGACTGGGACCAATAAAGATACCACTTCTTTCAGATTTGACGCACCAGATCTCAAAAGATTATGGAGTTTACCTAGAGGATCAAGGACATGCTCTTAG AGGCCTGTTCATTATTGATGGCAAGAAAAATCTTCGACAAATCACAATGAATGATCTTCCTGTTGGCAGATCTGTAGATGAGACTCTTCGTCTAGTACAAGCATTCCAGTATACTGATGAACATGGAGAAGGTATTTCCTGCATGGTTAAACATTCAGTTGCCTACACAGAAAAGAAAGATTTCTTCTAG
- the PRDX4 gene encoding peroxiredoxin-4 isoform X1, with amino-acid sequence METPRVGTPTECQRAAGSARRPRRLARRPFAVGVLLVLAAIMTEEAATAEAAQGSGDEKCHYYAGGEVYPGEASRVPVRDHSLHLSKAKISEPAPYWEGTAVINGEFKELKLTDFEGKYLVFFFYPLDFTFVCPTEIIAFSDRIEEFRAIGAEVVACSVDSQFTHLAWINTARKQGGLGPIKIPLLSDLTHQISKDYGVYLEDQGHALRGLFIIDGKKNLRQITMNDLPVGRSVDETLRLVQAFQYTDEHGEVCPAGWRPGSETIIPDPAGKLKYFGKVN; translated from the exons ATGGAGACGCCGCGCGTCGGGACACCCACAGAATGCCAGAGGGCGGCGGGGAGCGCGAGGCGCCCGCGACGGTTGGCGAGGCGGCCGTTTGCCGTTGGCGTGCTGCTGGTGCTGGCGGCGATCATGACTGAGGAGGCGGCCACCGCCGAGGCTGCGCAGGGCTCGGGCGACGAGAAGTGCCACTACTACGCGGGGGGCGAGGTGTACCCGGGCGAGGCGTCGCGGGTGCCCGTCCGAGACCACTCGCTGCAcctcagcaaggccaaga TTTCCGAACCAGCACCTTATTGGGAAGGAACAGCAGTCATCAATGGAGAGTTTAAAGAgctgaaattaacagattttgaaggaaaataccttgttttcttcttttatccACTTGACTT CACATTTGTCTGTCCAACGGAGATCATTGCCTTTAGTGACAGAATTGAAGAATTCAGAGCAATAGGTGCTGAAGTGGTTGCTTGCTCAGTAGACTCGCAGTTCACTCATTTAGCATG GATTAATACAGCTCGGAAGCAAGGAGGACTGGGACCAATAAAGATACCACTTCTTTCAGATTTGACGCACCAGATCTCAAAAGATTATGGAGTTTACCTAGAGGATCAAGGACATGCTCTTAG AGGCCTGTTCATTATTGATGGCAAGAAAAATCTTCGACAAATCACAATGAATGATCTTCCTGTTGGCAGATCTGTAGATGAGACTCTTCGTCTAGTACAAGCATTCCAGTATACTGATGAACATGGAGAAG TTTGCCCTGCTGGTTGGAGACCAGGCAGTGAAACA ATAATTCCAGATCCTGCAGGAAAACTGAAGTATTTTGGTAAAGTGAACTGA